The following nucleotide sequence is from Amia ocellicauda isolate fAmiCal2 chromosome 14, fAmiCal2.hap1, whole genome shotgun sequence.
gacagggaacaccccacaagagctgcagttttggagatgctctgacccagtcgtctagccatcacaatttggcccttgtcaaagtcgctcagatccttaagctgcccatttttcctgcttctaacacatcaactttgaggacaaaatgttcacttgctgcctaatatatcccacccactgacaggtgccatgataacgagattatcagtgttattcacttcacctgtcagtggtcataatgttatggctgatcagtgtatgttcCCTGCCTTATCCCACTTCCAGGTCTTAAGCAATGTCTATCGTGTGTACAGATGTGATGTTTTTTACGGTTTACATGCATGTGTGTGGAAATACTTTGGCAATACTATAAATGCTGGTCATGCAAGTCAAACAAGTTAACCCCTTCAGCATCTTCCCTCGACACAATGAGACGCACAGATTTAGGTTTAAGGTTTTATTGGTGAGGGTCCACAGCTTGTTTTTAAGGTCCATCCTAACATCCACAGCACAAGATCCTTCACAGATCCCTCTGCAGCAGGAGGTAGGGCCACTCCAGCGCTCAAGGAGTAAAGAGGCCCGTGCAGCTATTGCCCGGGGCCCTCCTGGAATAAAAACATGGTGATTTGACATCTGATCCTGATAGGGATTCCAGTCAGTGCAGACCTCAGGACCTTGAGGAAGAGGATGAGActcttcccccccccacccccacacaccagAACTGGAGTCACGCCAGCTTGGGTATCTTCTGGATCAGTTTATTGGCTGGTGCAGGGCAAAGCGTGGACAGGGGGCCGCAGAACAAGGTGGGTCAGAGCAGGGCCGGGCGTTTGGAGCGCCGGCGAAGGGCCAGGCCGCCCAAGGACAGAACCAGAACCCCACCGGCAGCCGCCACCACTCCCACCGCCAGCACCCGGGCAGGCAGCGGCTTCTCTacagcaaaacacacaggaaggtgttaaaaaacacacacccacccacagaGCACCACACCGACACAGAGACCTGCTGTGGCTCCGACCTGCTATCCGGACTCTCTGGACCGGGCCTGCGGACACCAGCGCCACCGGCACAGGGGAAGGCAGGGAGCTGTGGCctgggtgggagagagagagggagaatgaCCCGGTTGTCTTCTACCAATCACTGTCCTAGGAAGCGGAAAAACAGTGTCCTACACACTGCCCACCAGCCAGGAGACGCGCCTATGAAGACCAACAAAAAACTATCCCAAGATCCATCCAGGGCTGGAGTTtgacccccaacccccccacccgaGGACCAGAGGGAGTCCTCACCAGACGTCTTCTCTCCTGGGGTGCAGGTCTTGCTGCAGACATCAGCCGTGGAGTTACAGAGCAGCACCGAGCAGTGGAAATAGGCCTGGGAGACACAAGGAGGGGGTGGAAACTATTACATCCAAACCAGAGCATCTGAAAACACGAAAACCGCCCGACACCAGTGCAAGTATTCTGGGAAGGAACTATAAAAAAAGATTGGATTTCCCGAATTAAAAACACTGAATTAAAAATTCGGCAGGGGTTGAGAGTGACTTGATCAAAGTACACGGTCCGGTGGCACGCTCTCACCTGTCCCCACGTGCAGTGCTCCTCCACAGGCCCCAGAGCGGTGATCTCGAGTCTCTGGAGGAGCCCAGCATCCAATCGGGTTGGCGCCGGAGGGAAAGTCACCCTATAGGCGTCGCTAGAGACCAGGCAGCTGCAGTTCAGATGAATAAATGAACGAATGAAAGCTCTGAATTTATTAACAACCTCCCAACCCCTGGACTGCTGGCAGATGCCGGGCGGTGGCATGCAGTTACCCATCAGACAGCAGGTCCTTGCGCAGGCGGTCCTGGGCGTCTGGGGTCGGCGTGGCCCAGCAGTCCCACAGCCGAAGGAGCAGCAGAGCCAGGGAGGGCGGGGGGTCCACGAGCCCCAGCTCCAGGAACAGGGACTCCCGCTgggccaggcggacggggaagGCGTAGTGGAAGGAGGAGAAGGTCCGATCTGCGGAATCAAGAATAAAccaaggagcttttccagatcagcagggacacacgcacccggggacacaaatggaaattgggcttcaaggcattcaagacggaaaacaggagacacttcttcacacagagaggcatcacaatctgaacaaactccccagcgatgtggctgaagctgaaagtttgggaacaatCATTGGGAACGAttgggcgaatggcctcctctcatttgtacacTTTATGTTCTAACTGAAATGGCCAAATCACTGCAGTGGTGCCAGGGCGGTACCTGTGGCAAAGCGGGCTCTCGTGTTCAGGACGCTCCTGGGTTTCCTCTGACCTGGAATGAGAAGTTGAGACATTTGTGGTTTTTGCCCCTCCCACCTCCAGATCCCCACAGAAGTGACTTTTCCAAAAGGAACAAGACAGCCTGAACCGGATTCATGATTACGAAGCTCTTTGGAATGTCTGGCCACGGAAGGCACTGTATAAACACCTTAATAAGGTCTGGCGAGCAGCTGGAGCCCCTACCTCTGGCAAAGTGGTGGTGGGAGTCCAAGAGAGACTTGCCCCACCTGGTCACCTGGGGCGAGGGGGTGGAGGACCTGTGGGCGGCCAGGGTTCGAGTGGCATTGGCTGGGTAGCGACAGCGAATTGTCAGCCTGTTTAAAAAATGgggggaatttttttttttttttttttaacgcacacacacacgcacaccataTTTAGTGTTCAGAGACCCCCGGCAGACTCACCTGTACTCCGAATCACGCGTGATCTTGGGGTCTGGGCTTGGGGAGAGCTTCTGTCTGTAAAGCACTTCATTCTCGTACACAAGGAAGTCCTTCTCCACCTGCTGATGAATCAAGACGGGCGTTTGATGCCCCTTTTAACAACCAGGATAGCAAGTGTGTGCGCGTGTCTGGTGTGCATCGTGTGCGTTTTGTGCCTAATGTCGGCACGGTCAtccaaaaaaaaagtacaataagGATGTGATCGGTCAGCAGAGATGCAATGGAGAGGGGCCCTTTGCCGACCAGGCTTCAGGTAAATGAGGTAGGACGGGACCCCACAAATAAGCGACTCCAGCCACAGCCAGCGAACAGAACTGCTCTATGACGAAGCAGGGCCCCTCACCGCTCGGATGGTCCCGCAGGTGTCCACGCCGAATCTGAAGAGCGCCCGACTGCTGTCCGTCTCGCTGGGCTGGCAGGCCCGGTCCAGCAGGGTGGTCCGCCGGGGGTCGAGGGGAGGAAGGGAGTCCGAGAGGTCCGCCACCACGACCATGACCCCGTCCGACTTGCACACTGGCCcgagagagaagagcaggacAGTGACATGGGGAGTGCTTTAATTTGGTTTTAATCCAAAGCTTTTCAAACTGACTTTACTGGCGCTTCTTGCTGGTTGCATTGCCTGGTGTTCTTGTAATTTGCTTGTTtacgtttaaataaataaaataaaaagcaggtcTGCGGTCTCATACCCAGCAGCTCTCGGACTGGGAATGTGCAGCGCTGGACGAACGTCTCCTCCACCTGCTGGCTGCCCACGTCCACCAGGGTCGCCTCGACCTTAGTGCTCACTCCTTTCAGACTGAGGTCCTAGAGGACAGAGACCGCATTATAAAGGCCCAGCTGTGAAGTTTTCCCAGAAGGCAGTGCAGGAGGAACGTCCTTACCTCGTACATCATGCCCGGCCCGTACAGTGGGACTTCCGCGCTCCTGTAGCGCCCCCCGCTGGCCTGGTCCCAGTCCAGCCTCCGGCCCCCAATATAAGCCTCCCACTGAGACGCCAGGCTCCCGTTGTACAGGAGGATTCGGATCCCCGCTGTCAGACACTGTCCTTCAAAATGGGGGAGCACTGGAGGAGGCGAACCGGAGACCCCCCCTAGTGAGATCCTGACAAACTGGCTTTACAGTCCAGCACATTACAACTCGGCCGGCGAGTTACTCACCAACCTCCTTCTTGTCACACACCAGGGTGCTGGGGTAGTAGAAGACCTCGTTCTGGGGGACAATGATCAGGGTGAAGGTCAGCGTCAGGGTGTACCTCCTGACCCCTCCTCCGATGTACTAGATGTacgagagagtgggagagagaaagtgagtggGAAAGAGTGAGAGGCTTAAAATGAACAAGAGATGCCATCCCCACCTGCTGCAACACCAGAGGGTCTCTGAAGGGCACAACGAGGCGGAAGGCCCGGGTGCCATTGGGCAAGGTCGTGACGGCGACCTCAAAGCCCCGATCGCGGGACTGGCGGAGGGAGAGCACCACTCCAGAGAATGTCAAGTTGGCGAGGAAGACGTCGGGGGGGAAGTTGCCCAGGATCTGAGTGAATTTGTTCTGGGACGGGTCGGTTgctagacagagagacagatggtATCAAGAAGTTTAAAAAGATGAAAGCACCGAGGCGAAAAACTCTTGAGGTAACCATCTCGTCTCACCCCACCTACCGTTGGTGAGGGTGGGGTAGAGGGGCACGTAGGGGGTGGCCAGGGGTCTGAAGCACCTATGGCGTGTCATCTCCCACCGGTCATCCTGCCACAGGTGCTCGAACAGCAGGTCAAGGGAGTACATACTGTGGTAGCGGTTGTCTATGACACGACTCTGGAGacgcagacagagagacaccgagacacagagagacactcaATGCCAGGCATGGGTAGTGGAGCACAGAGCACGAGCAAAGGTGATGAGAGGGACTCCCAGACTAAATCATTCGTTTacatcagtggttctcaaacctggtcctggaggagcccctaccctgctggttttatgatccaaccgagctctcaattacttaattaaacccttaattgcaacaacaaaaaacaaggtcAACCATCTTGGGTCTTCTTGGATCAACATCAAGATTTTAAAGCACAAGTGTCCAGTGCTAGTAGAACAGGAGCGTCTCCTCACCGTCAGATACCCCCCCTCCGCCCCCAGGGGCACGCTGACCCGGAACAGCCTGTCCCGGAGGACCAGCTCGTACCCCCGGCGCCGGACGATGTCGTTGACCAGCAGCTGCCCCTCCACGCCGACCCGTGCACCACCCTCGAAGAAGCGCTGGGGGTCCCGGATCAGCGGGGACAGCAGCTGCGGAGACACCCAGGTCAGGCGGGCGCCGTCGAAAGTGGCTTCGTCTGAGAGCGCGAGAGAAGAGAAGACGAAGCAAGAGCATTTGAACCTCCTATTGGGGACGCCTGCATCGGCATGGTGCCATATTCATCAGACAGTAGAAGAGACAGTTTCACAGCTTGAGCCCCGACCCCAGCCATCGCCCCATGTGGCTCGCTGGCTTTAAAGGAAGGTAGGGTAATCAAAAACACACTGAAACCAGCAGTCCACGCAAATTAGGAAACACGTTCGTCTTACCTTTGGGACACGCTAGAGTGGCGTCCAGCATCAGCAGCATCCACTGTTGCTGGTAAAACACAGTGACACGCACGGTCTCCACTGCGACACCCATCTCCTGAGAGGAGAGAAGGTGAAGGGTCAGGTGGACCAAGAGAAGGAAACCTGGTTGTGTACATTTTGTGGGGAACTGAAATGGCTCGATGGAGGCGTGCCCGGGGGGTGGGGCTGACCTGGTAGGTCTCTGCCAGGCTGGTGGAGTAGGGGCAGCGCAGGACAACCCGGGCACTGGTGGAGTTGAGGAAGTAGCCCAGGGCCCGGGCCTCGGACACACCCAGGGACAACTCGGGGCGCCCGGACACGTGGAACACCAGTCGCCACTCCACCATCTCCGACTGCTGAACCTGTGGGGACAGGGACACCGAGGGAGAATTTAAATCTCACTGGATGACGGCCCATCAGGGTTCTACACTTACGATAGGGAAGACAGCCGCCCAGTCCGCTTTGCCCAGACCCTGGTACGAGGGGACCGGGGTGTCCTTCTTCACAGACACCTGTCGTGACAAAGCAAGGCATTGTGGGAACGGCGGCAAAGAAGCTGTAACAATGGAGGGTCCCCAACTCGCACCCCAGGGCGCGTACCTCCATGTAGTTCTCCTCGCAGACGATCTCGCGAGGCCTCCAGGACTCCTCGGGGCGGCAGGCCATGGAGAAGGGGTAGGAGGTCTCCTGGCCCTGCCGGTCCACGTTCACGAACCACAGCAGCAGCCGGAACACGCGGTCGTCCTGAAACGGAGCCGCGGGGGACTTTTAGCCGCGTGGCGAAGTTCATCCCCGATTGTAGGCGACCCGGGACAGCAGACATGAGTCCCGGCGACCGACATTTGAACACTCTTGAACGCCGTCTCGAACGGGAGAACGCAAGCTTTCAAGATGTATAAAACGCTCACCTCATTGTCCACGTGGCAGGCGAAGAAGGACGCCCGGAACACCAGGTTGCCTGGCGTGTCGAACACCACGGTGAAGCCGCACTCAGCGCCCCCGTCCTCGGTCACTGTGTGGACGCCGTCGTGGTCTGAGAGGGGAGCAGGCAGTGGGGGGGTACGAGATTTGTATTGGCTTTATATGGCCTTGACTCGCTACAAAACACCAGGGGGGGGAAGGGACTATATACCCTTCAGGGCCCAGTACTCGAGCCATTGGGCTTCAGAGCGAGTGCGAGACTCATTTCCTCCAAGCTCACCCTCAACGTCGAAACCGAACATCTCCCCGACAAAAGTGGACTTCACCGTCAGCCAGAAATATCGATCCCGGCACTCCGTCCTGAAGGTGCCTACAGGGAGTCGGGAGAGGATGGGATTaggctttttttaaatctacacATGAGGAGCAGATCTGAGTCATTTGAGTTTGTGTCTTTGCAGAGGCTGGCCATGAaatcctcacacacacagtcacacggATGCAGAAGCTGAAATTAGAAACGCGCACACACACTTCAAACAAAAATGTCTCCACTCACCCGGCGGAGCGTTGCCCTCTATGTCAGTAGGTAGGAaatacagcaataataatctgCAACAGAAGGGTGTTTTGGGGATTAAAGTGCCAATTTGTTTACGTTCTCGAACAGTAATCATGTCTTATTTTGACACGTTTATGTATAGGTATGGAtacttgcatgaaacatgttatCCTTCCAGTAAAAGCACCTTACACATAATAAACTGTAGGGAGGGTGACgtatgcatgttaactttaatttgcatttcattcaaTACAGAAAGTGTTGATAATAGTGAAACCCCTTGATGAATGTTCAGGAACTGCTTTCAGTTCAATGCATTTGACCAATTATTAAACCTAATAGGCTATGCATAATAATTTAATCTTGCATGGTTAAATGATCCCGGAGATTGCTTGTTCCTCTGTGATGTACCAATTTCCAGCTGCACAGCTACAGGATTGTGggggtcttct
It contains:
- the LOC136768084 gene encoding uncharacterized protein LOC136768084, with translation MAYTQLFRLLLLYFLPTDIEGNAPPGTFRTECRDRYFWLTVKSTFVGEMFGFDVEDHDGVHTVTEDGGAECGFTVVFDTPGNLVFRASFFACHVDNEDDRVFRLLLWFVNVDRQGQETSYPFSMACRPEESWRPREIVCEENYMEVSVKKDTPVPSYQGLGKADWAAVFPIVQQSEMVEWRLVFHVSGRPELSLGVSEARALGYFLNSTSARVVLRCPYSTSLAETYQEMGVAVETVRVTVFYQQQWMLLMLDATLACPKDEATFDGARLTWVSPQLLSPLIRDPQRFFEGGARVGVEGQLLVNDIVRRRGYELVLRDRLFRVSVPLGAEGGYLTSRVIDNRYHSMYSLDLLFEHLWQDDRWEMTRHRCFRPLATPYVPLYPTLTNATDPSQNKFTQILGNFPPDVFLANLTFSGVVLSLRQSRDRGFEVAVTTLPNGTRAFRLVVPFRDPLVLQQYIGGGVRRYTLTLTFTLIIVPQNEVFYYPSTLVCDKKEVVLPHFEGQCLTAGIRILLYNGSLASQWEAYIGGRRLDWDQASGGRYRSAEVPLYGPGMMYEDLSLKGVSTKVEATLVDVGSQQVEETFVQRCTFPVRELLVCKSDGVMVVVADLSDSLPPLDPRRTTLLDRACQPSETDSSRALFRFGVDTCGTIRAQVEKDFLVYENEVLYRQKLSPSPDPKITRDSEYRLTIRCRYPANATRTLAAHRSSTPSPQVTRWGKSLLDSHHHFARGQRKPRSVLNTRARFATDRTFSSFHYAFPVRLAQRESLFLELGLVDPPPSLALLLLRLWDCWATPTPDAQDRLRKDLLSDGCLVSSDAYRVTFPPAPTRLDAGLLQRLEITALGPVEEHCTWGQAYFHCSVLLCNSTADVCSKTCTPGEKTSGHSSLPSPVPVALVSAGPVQRVRIAEKPLPARVLAVGVVAAAGGVLVLSLGGLALRRRSKRPALCPGSPSSCSQFPLQLPFPFSFMGFSSWICRRKMIMDTGLLLGVALLFAVLPLGANAALASPGAIETECRDRYFWISVDVLFAGSSYRFDVFNQSTVHQIVGAYASECGYTYSSFNVTDRVIFRASFFACHVENQQDKNFTLNYQFVTLSPSGTETKYPNSMNCLLTVPWEAREVMCEENYMEVSVRSNETVFSQGKPSTFWGITYVIVLQTAQPNWQVVFLKSGQDPVIMNATYARSKGYVIGPTINRAVFRAPFNKELSETTEINGIEVQYIQASIFYKQQWTLVLFNTTVACTTNPGSFENNNLIWTTPKLMAPLLQFPDLFVSHSLLMGVEGVLLDPAEMALRGYQLLVLDPLVEVEIPFDAEGGYREVHVIDNQYSERYSIDLYYEHLFSDGGDALTRHRLCRIVYTPYIPQTPFHINQTDERTRNFTVYLGNFNPDVDLITVAIKGVPLTMLQAPGAGVYITEVPHANGTHAYILETSFFNPLVIKTPVGRGVIQYLLTINYTLNIVPEDEPYYYLASVVAYIQNYPSQVTGLCNADSITFSMAHQEMGFLWQLTIEDEVLTADLAARRGYILTNNTDHLTLEVPLQAIGYTYQNVTLNQIVAAFTLTVRDSLTLEVVAVSMKRCPFATPELVVCTQDGVMTVVAQLTLTTPMVNPERTTLLDQACTPQEFNATTVLFSFGVTTCGTKAWIANNYLTYENEVVFHGQFLPGNAPIITRDSTYRLTVRCSYPVNGTGRLFIDRRFTVTSRSAGIGAMLKTTRARKRT